The Mycobacterium seoulense genomic interval CGCCGGAGTTCCCAGCCACCGCGGCGTTGAGCCCGGCCACCCCCGCGGTGGTCAGCCTCGCCGACACGGCGTCCAGCACCTGCTTGAGCCGGTCCGACTTCTTCAGCGAATTGACCAGCGGCACAATGTTGCCCGCCACGAAGTTGTGTTCGGGGTCTTCGAGCACCACCAAATGCTCCTGGGGGATGGCGGGGGACGTGGTGAAAACGTTGGCGGCGTTGACCCTTCCCTCCACCAGGGCGCGCACCGTCACCGCGCCCCCACCGTCGTTGATCGCGACGAAGTTGCCCGGCCTGATGTCGAGTCCGTACTTCTGCCGAAGTCCGGGCAGGCCGGCCGGCCGGTTCGCGAACGCCGAGGGCGCCCCGAACCGCACCTCCGCCGAATGCGGCGCCAGGTCGGCGATTGTCTTCAGCTTCCAGGAAGCGGCCGTCCCGCCGGTCACGGTCACGGTGTCGGTGTCGGTGGCCGGCGAAGGCGTCAGGATCGTCAAATCCCCCGGGAGCCTGCGGTCGAGCTCCAACTCGACGGCGCCGAGCATGGTTGCCGTCGACTCGGGCGCAAAGTAGAGCAGCAGGTTGCCGACGTACTCCGGCACCAGGTCGATGGAATGGTCTTCGAGTGCAGGAATGTAGGTCTCTCGACTACCGATCCCCATCCGCCGTCCGACATCGAACCCGTTGGCCTGCAACGCCTGTGCGTATATCTCGGCGATGATCTGCGATTCCGGGAAGTCGCCGGATCCCACGACGATGGACTTCGGGCTGCGGACCTCGGCGCTCAGCGGGTCCGAACTGCTGCACGCCGCGAGAAGACCGATGGCCGTGAGCCACACCGCCGCCTGGATGATCGCGCGGTGCGCGCGCGACGGCATCCTCATACCGCCGACACTAACGTCCAAATCGCCAGTGCGCGGTGACGAGCGGACCGGTTGCGCCGTTTGGTTTCATTCTGTGCCGGATCGGACAAAGATGACACTATGAGCAGCCACCCCCCTGCCTCGCCCAGCCAGCCGCCACCCACGCCCGCGTCCAAGCCGGGCACGGCGCCCAAGGAACCGGCTATCCGGTTCACCCGCGCCGGCGCGCTGTGGTCATCCTTGATCGCCGGCTTCCTGATTCTGATTCTCTTGCTGATCTTCATCACCCAGAACACGGCGG includes:
- a CDS encoding ABC transporter substrate-binding protein, with product MRMPSRAHRAIIQAAVWLTAIGLLAACSSSDPLSAEVRSPKSIVVGSGDFPESQIIAEIYAQALQANGFDVGRRMGIGSRETYIPALEDHSIDLVPEYVGNLLLYFAPESTATMLGAVELELDRRLPGDLTILTPSPATDTDTVTVTGGTAASWKLKTIADLAPHSAEVRFGAPSAFANRPAGLPGLRQKYGLDIRPGNFVAINDGGGAVTVRALVEGRVNAANVFTTSPAIPQEHLVVLEDPEHNFVAGNIVPLVNSLKKSDRLKQVLDAVSARLTTAGVAGLNAAVAGNSGVDPDQAARKWLRDNGFNHPVGQ
- a CDS encoding LapA family protein; amino-acid sequence: MSSHPPASPSQPPPTPASKPGTAPKEPAIRFTRAGALWSSLIAGFLILILLLIFITQNTAETPFTFLGWHWNLPLGVAILLAAVVGGLITVAVGTARMLQLRRAAKKHHAASR